ATGAATCATTCGGAATCGAAACCGGATTGATGACGACGGTCCACTCGTATACCAACGACCAGAAGCTTCTCGATCTGCCTCACTCGGATATGCGGCGCGCCCGCGCGGCAGCTTTGTCGATGATCCCGACATCGACGGGGGCAGCGAAGGCGATCGGCCTGGTTCTACCGGAACTCAAGGGCAAACTGGACGGAATCGCGATTCGCGTTCCCACCCCGGACGTATCGATCGTGGATCTGACGGTCCGCACGGCGAAACCGGTTACCGCCGAGTCCGTCAACAGCGCTTTGAAAGCGGCTGCCGATGGACCTATGAAAGGCATCCTTCAGTACACGGATGAAGAACTGGTTTCGGCGGATTTCCTGCACAATCCGCACTCTTCAATCGTGGACGGGCCGCTGACGAAAACGGTGGGAGACCGCATGGTGAAGGTCTTTTCGTGGTACGACAACGAATGGGGCTTCAGCGTTCGTCTGCGAGACTGCATCAAACTGGTCGCGAAATAGGCGAAACGCTTTGAACAAGCTATCGATTTCAGATTTGGCATTGTCCGGCAAGCGCGTGTTCATGCGTGTGGATTTCAACGTCCCGCTGGCGGACGGCAAGATCACCGATGATACGCGGATCACGGCCGCCCTCCCTTCGATTCAATATGTGCTGGATAAAGGCGGGCGGCTGATTCTCGCGTCGCACCTGGGACGCCCCAAGGGAAAGCCGGAGCCAAAGTACAGTTTGAAGCCGGCTGCGGTTCGATTGGGAGAATTGCTTAAACGCCAGGTCCCGCTTGCGCCGGATTGCGTCGGTCCCGAAGTCGAGCGGATGGTTGGCGCGCTCGAGAACGGCGGCGTCCTGCTTCTCGAGAACCTCCGTTTCCACGC
This portion of the Terriglobia bacterium genome encodes:
- the gap gene encoding type I glyceraldehyde-3-phosphate dehydrogenase; this encodes MAIKVGINGFGRIGRNLYRTAVGDKDIEIVAVNDITDPKTLAHLLKYDSVLGNLKGEVKPGEDSIVVDGKPIKVFKERDPGKIDWPALGIDVVVESTGLFTNAEDARKHMRGSVKKVIISAPAKGEDLTVCLGVNDKSYDPAKHNIISNASCTTNCLAPLAKVLNESFGIETGLMTTVHSYTNDQKLLDLPHSDMRRARAAALSMIPTSTGAAKAIGLVLPELKGKLDGIAIRVPTPDVSIVDLTVRTAKPVTAESVNSALKAAADGPMKGILQYTDEELVSADFLHNPHSSIVDGPLTKTVGDRMVKVFSWYDNEWGFSVRLRDCIKLVAK